The following coding sequences lie in one Leptospira ryugenii genomic window:
- a CDS encoding C1 family peptidase, which produces MKCLRGKITLLYFTIFSVVVDAQTFDPNSVRSKDCKPGVYQCGYLPAPKEIQDTIPLKRDFNSFEELPSSIDLSSQMPPVGNQGQQNSCVAWASGYAIRSFLAKNGGKVSNYDPPFVGGGGNNVFSPAFIYNQQNGGKDAGLYYYKTMDFLQKNGVVPWSSMPYSDKDYKSQPSASAKQEALAYRIKSYTRLNIKKPDEIKRVLAGGNVVLFGIIIDDAFYQLKAGEIYDKTGGQSYGGHAMTIVGYDDKKKSKSGHVGAFKFQNSWGENWADKGFGWLSYNMLAAVGQEAYALVDDTKTNTSPTSNEVSLKPLSPPQQIKVSRGESDSNIGLSWEQVPGAISYLIQRREEGDSKPKDIAYSTTTNYLDSNLSPNTTYFYTLISISADTSSSPSTEVEGFTISKVNPNAKPQAVSGINGKTYIVNGKPQVALVWSALEGVSTYTVAKSVSGGKWKVLGTTPNTAYIDTLPSKDSINGYRIRATGKNKKIGPWSDTFGISIGDANAETAPTGQVSDLQASDGDYSDKIFVQWSEMPGATGYYVFRFDENAKLSKEFTVKSNSFEDKDAPILTGKYFSYTIYGYNSAGYSEQSEFVIGRAEPSLAKRAAGKTLAPPTSVSGSLDEKNKLTIVKWSSVKDASEYYIYRKLLKSTTSAVGKQLEFVQAVPGNKTEYSESFPGKPGDLFVYSVRSKSEFGGESKDSTLVSIFLNPQLPSVKKRALSISDLPQEFVGTWTGFHWNAKSGPQKITLELKSNHQDFNASLSINDKVMKTFSGSWTPGSTGVRSEGFSFDLQKEIPGNSLVQFPGLAGWEEDLELSLTKLDTK; this is translated from the coding sequence ATGAAATGTTTAAGAGGAAAGATCACACTACTTTATTTTACTATCTTCTCAGTTGTAGTAGATGCCCAGACCTTTGATCCAAATTCTGTTCGCTCCAAGGATTGCAAACCGGGAGTTTACCAGTGTGGCTATCTACCTGCGCCAAAAGAAATACAAGATACCATTCCACTTAAACGTGACTTCAATAGCTTCGAAGAATTACCCTCATCAATCGATTTATCATCGCAGATGCCACCCGTTGGGAACCAAGGGCAACAAAATAGCTGTGTTGCTTGGGCATCTGGTTATGCGATCAGATCCTTCCTTGCAAAAAATGGAGGCAAAGTTTCCAATTATGACCCACCCTTTGTAGGAGGAGGTGGGAACAATGTGTTTTCTCCCGCATTTATATACAACCAACAAAATGGGGGGAAAGATGCAGGATTGTATTATTACAAAACTATGGATTTTCTCCAAAAGAATGGCGTAGTCCCATGGAGTAGTATGCCCTACTCAGATAAAGACTACAAAAGCCAACCAAGTGCTTCTGCAAAGCAAGAGGCACTTGCCTACAGAATCAAATCATATACTCGACTCAACATCAAAAAACCAGATGAGATAAAACGTGTATTAGCTGGTGGGAATGTTGTTCTTTTTGGGATTATCATAGATGACGCCTTTTATCAGCTGAAAGCAGGTGAAATTTATGATAAAACGGGCGGGCAAAGTTACGGCGGTCATGCAATGACCATCGTAGGTTATGATGACAAAAAAAAATCAAAGAGTGGCCATGTAGGTGCCTTCAAATTTCAAAACTCCTGGGGAGAAAATTGGGCAGACAAGGGTTTTGGATGGCTCTCATATAATATGTTAGCTGCTGTTGGACAAGAGGCTTATGCACTTGTTGACGATACAAAAACAAATACTTCACCCACTTCAAATGAAGTGTCTCTAAAACCTCTCTCCCCGCCTCAACAAATTAAAGTATCTCGAGGAGAGTCGGATTCTAACATTGGGCTTTCCTGGGAACAAGTACCGGGAGCGATTAGTTATCTTATCCAGCGGCGTGAGGAGGGAGACTCAAAACCCAAAGACATTGCCTATTCTACAACGACAAATTATTTAGATTCGAATCTCAGTCCAAATACCACCTACTTTTATACCCTGATCTCTATTTCAGCCGATACAAGCTCTTCTCCTTCCACGGAAGTAGAGGGATTTACCATTTCTAAAGTAAACCCAAATGCAAAACCGCAAGCAGTTTCTGGGATCAATGGCAAAACATACATTGTCAACGGAAAGCCGCAGGTCGCATTGGTTTGGTCAGCTTTAGAAGGAGTATCTACGTATACGGTTGCAAAATCGGTTTCTGGCGGCAAATGGAAAGTCTTAGGTACGACACCAAACACTGCTTATATTGACACTTTACCTTCAAAGGATTCCATCAATGGGTATAGAATCCGTGCCACTGGTAAGAACAAAAAAATTGGGCCTTGGAGTGATACCTTTGGTATTTCAATTGGTGATGCCAATGCAGAAACAGCTCCTACAGGACAAGTTTCCGACTTGCAGGCATCAGATGGAGATTACTCAGACAAAATTTTTGTTCAGTGGTCAGAAATGCCTGGCGCCACTGGATATTATGTATTCCGTTTCGATGAAAATGCAAAGCTTTCAAAAGAGTTTACAGTTAAAAGTAATTCTTTTGAAGATAAAGATGCACCTATTCTTACAGGAAAATACTTTTCCTATACAATCTACGGATACAATTCTGCAGGTTATTCTGAACAAAGTGAATTTGTCATCGGAAGGGCTGAACCTAGTTTGGCAAAAAGAGCCGCTGGGAAGACATTGGCTCCTCCCACTTCTGTCTCAGGATCTCTTGATGAAAAAAATAAACTAACGATTGTCAAATGGTCTTCTGTCAAGGATGCGAGCGAATACTACATTTATAGAAAATTATTGAAAAGTACGACATCCGCAGTCGGTAAACAGTTAGAATTTGTTCAGGCAGTACCTGGGAACAAAACAGAGTATTCGGAATCCTTTCCAGGGAAACCCGGAGACTTATTTGTCTATTCGGTTCGCTCAAAATCGGAATTTGGAGGGGAGTCCAAAGATTCCACTTTGGTCTCCATATTTTTGAATCCACAGCTACCATCCGTAAAAAAAAGAGCATTGAGTATTTCGGATTTGCCCCAAGAATTTGTGGGGACATGGACTGGCTTTCATTGGAATGCCAAATCTGGCCCACAAAAAATTACATTGGAACTCAAAAGTAATCATCAAGATTTTAATGCTAGTTTGTCGATCAATGATAAGGTGATGAAAACTTTTTCTGGATCTTGGACCCCTGGCAGTACGGGAGTACGTTCAGAAGGATTTTCATTTGATTTGCAAAAAGAGATTCCTGGGAACTCACTCGTACAATTCCCAGGCTTAGCAGGATGGGAAGAAGATTTGGAGCTAAGTCTCACCAAGTTAGATACAAAATAA
- the pnuC gene encoding nicotinamide riboside transporter PnuC, whose protein sequence is MIHFWGYELSLIEILGIVSGLLCVYTAAINKIITWPIGIFNSICFLFLFYQVQLYSDMLLQIYFFGSSIYGWIFWTNKRGIEIPIKNLDKMYFIFICAGIVFSSFLLGECTKRLPVWFPELFRLPPSFPYLDAFTTVASIVANFLLARRILDAWFLWVSVDIVCIGIYFSKEIPLIAIEYIAFLLFALMGLYHWQKEWKEKVRPSVFTEGQSL, encoded by the coding sequence TTGATTCACTTTTGGGGATACGAACTGAGTTTAATTGAAATTTTAGGAATTGTATCTGGGCTCCTTTGTGTGTATACAGCGGCAATAAATAAGATCATTACTTGGCCTATCGGCATCTTCAATTCAATATGCTTTCTATTTCTGTTTTACCAAGTACAACTTTATTCTGACATGCTTCTCCAGATTTATTTCTTTGGCTCGAGTATCTATGGTTGGATCTTTTGGACAAACAAAAGAGGGATCGAAATTCCTATTAAAAATTTGGACAAAATGTACTTTATTTTTATTTGTGCTGGAATCGTTTTTTCAAGTTTCCTTTTAGGTGAGTGCACAAAACGTCTGCCAGTATGGTTTCCGGAACTTTTTCGTTTGCCGCCATCCTTTCCTTACTTAGATGCCTTCACAACAGTTGCCAGTATCGTTGCCAATTTTTTGCTTGCCCGACGTATACTAGACGCTTGGTTTCTTTGGGTATCAGTGGATATTGTATGCATCGGAATCTATTTTTCAAAAGAGATCCCTCTCATCGCTATTGAGTACATTGCTTTTTTGTTATTTGCATTGATGGGTTTGTATCACTGGCAGAAAGAATGGAAAGAAAAGGTCAGACCGTCCGTCTTTACAGAAGGACAGTCTTTGTAA
- the cutA gene encoding divalent-cation tolerance protein CutA: MSDDIIVFTTFGDRDMAEEHISVMLEQGIIKSGTIFPEVELVYMWDGKITVDTENKILLKADASHYPEIEEYIMKKHPYIAPEIIKLDVSFGSAGYKAFIAEKIKKNS, translated from the coding sequence ATGTCGGATGATATTATCGTTTTCACAACATTTGGTGATAGGGATATGGCAGAGGAGCATATCTCTGTTATGTTAGAACAGGGCATCATCAAATCAGGAACAATTTTTCCGGAAGTCGAATTGGTTTATATGTGGGATGGAAAAATTACAGTAGATACGGAAAACAAAATTCTATTGAAGGCCGATGCTAGCCATTACCCAGAGATTGAAGAGTACATTATGAAAAAACATCCCTACATCGCACCTGAGATCATCAAACTTGATGTTAGCTTTGGTTCTGCTGGTTATAAAGCGTTTATTGCAGAAAAAATCAAAAAAAATTCTTAA
- a CDS encoding class I SAM-dependent methyltransferase produces MKSLFKPKPGLGKNGQSFGETYWKDIYGSGLDVDGSYNAKQHAAYLKSLFSLMEIPVYRICDFGFGKAHLLKEFVKAFSPVKVYAVDASREAYLDLLKKDWVKHSDRFDIQNTSLEEFKIPKLEREPVELGICNSVLQYLPDQAIPSVVEKLGKYCNYLYFTVPTTEDYKEMKSELGFVDPFAFSRSKQKYRKWIAKDFEVVGYNVLQSKWLGEKGFKEDFFRV; encoded by the coding sequence ATGAAATCCCTCTTTAAGCCCAAACCCGGTCTTGGAAAAAATGGCCAGTCCTTTGGCGAAACATATTGGAAAGATATTTATGGTAGCGGTTTGGATGTAGATGGATCGTATAACGCCAAACAACATGCTGCTTATCTAAAATCTCTATTTTCCCTGATGGAGATCCCAGTGTATCGCATCTGTGATTTTGGATTTGGCAAAGCACATCTTTTGAAAGAATTCGTAAAGGCATTCAGTCCAGTGAAGGTGTATGCGGTGGATGCCTCTCGCGAGGCCTATCTGGACTTACTCAAAAAAGACTGGGTAAAACATTCCGATCGCTTCGATATCCAAAACACAAGTTTGGAGGAGTTCAAGATTCCCAAATTGGAGCGGGAACCCGTCGAACTCGGGATATGTAATTCCGTATTACAATATTTACCTGACCAAGCCATCCCAAGTGTTGTCGAAAAATTAGGCAAGTATTGTAATTATCTCTATTTCACTGTTCCGACAACCGAGGATTATAAAGAGATGAAGTCGGAACTAGGATTTGTTGATCCGTTTGCTTTTTCTCGTTCTAAACAAAAATACAGGAAATGGATCGCAAAAGATTTCGAAGTCGTCGGTTATAATGTATTACAGAGCAAGTGGCTCGGGGAAAAGGGATTTAAAGAAGATTTTTTTCGGGTCTAG
- a CDS encoding LamG-like jellyroll fold domain-containing protein produces MRVLFSFFLLLSFNTCSLPSLSKSPFEFLSLFRILNPSTPSTEYTLGGSVLGMVPGGSVTVKNAGEEINVTADGNFTFPTKFRTGSTYNVSITSSANMTCTLTNGAGTFQAANISNVAINCSWGSNFHEIAVNVNGIAANFTVQNNGSDSRSISSLGLQVFAVRLAAGSAYDIRITTQATGAFCSFDTPTLSRGTMPSTSLTVQMTCRTGYLVAGNLQVNALSDIATNLYDRFAFVRTLVGGYPTNRQGGVGSSPGFINNASADAVRFQNPKGIASDITHMYVADYTNNAIRQINKTNGATITFAGTNAGAGVICPGTSVANCKDGVGINAQFNGPAAITTDGNNLYVLEVLGNRIRKINIATAEVSTLVGDGNPGALDSTIGINARFSSPSGITLRNQTLYVIDRGNCTIRSVNTVTTQVTTIAGIAGNCTHGDNANGSLATFTSPLAAVAYGNYLYVTDVGGHRIRRVNLVNGTFSVDTIAGSGTAASVDGTGTQASFYDPHGITTDGTTLFISEWVGQSIRAVRLSDFQVKTLAGNGTIGYEDNVRRNGLFNFPGSVTTDGNHVYISDDQNHSIRRLEEAETLRYTLDGNALDSIGTNNATVIGTSTFSSDEKGTASGSYVLDGATYLNSNTFINPDGQKNLTISAWVFPATMTGNQYIFFNGVGTSDGYGLLYDGGTRRLIVDLGPLGSSGTSSRRLTLNRWHHVALQRRAGNWQMYINGQPDTIIYSTDPNTPTVSFKVGYAGFGGDYFLGKISNVRFFQGALDNGLMQALALQIPNGVVTYYAFNGNLDDFSDSGNHLTNSGAVPSPDRFGQTNGSYFFNGVAYLQRSNPNSLPIASTSRTICSWFQTIANSNQYIIAYGLNAAGTGTAVGVSGANIGMIGGGGVDWISSHAGFQREWAHLCTVYDGTNASIYLNGAFYGSTPLSWNTGAGTDLFIGQDWSGGARFTGYVDDLIIYNRALNQTEIRALSGYYPTQVSSWSPVIAGSSLKLYLKPEATLYSPGLCVGMANCVSDWFDRSGNGVHLAQGIGASQPFYSATGMNNSNAVRFTRGANSAYMIGSCTETLNTTSQSIFVTYSELAIGLNDGLFQNGAPLSGKLLYITRAVGNNPNLFDLQSGSTRLVSTSNYHNALDNNILSIIHNGTIGSLYRNGGSMPASSNAGGSYNCGGGQFHLGRYFHSGGGYPADGNYFDGLIGDLLIYNVDLNVSDRTLVECYLSSKYNLALAYTCP; encoded by the coding sequence ATGAGAGTTTTGTTTTCTTTTTTCCTATTGCTTAGTTTCAATACTTGTTCATTGCCAAGTTTGAGCAAAAGCCCCTTTGAATTTTTATCTTTATTCCGTATTTTAAATCCAAGTACACCTTCTACTGAGTATACTTTGGGTGGCTCTGTCCTAGGCATGGTGCCAGGGGGAAGCGTCACAGTCAAAAATGCGGGCGAAGAAATCAATGTAACAGCTGATGGCAACTTTACATTCCCCACCAAATTTCGAACAGGTTCCACATATAATGTCAGCATTACATCCTCTGCTAATATGACCTGCACCTTAACCAATGGAGCGGGCACATTCCAGGCAGCAAACATTAGCAACGTGGCGATCAATTGTTCATGGGGTTCCAATTTTCATGAAATAGCAGTGAATGTAAATGGCATCGCCGCAAATTTCACAGTGCAAAACAATGGTTCCGATAGTCGTTCGATCAGTTCACTAGGCCTCCAAGTATTTGCCGTTCGGCTTGCCGCAGGCTCAGCGTATGACATTCGTATCACGACGCAAGCAACAGGAGCATTCTGCTCTTTTGATACTCCGACTCTCTCTAGAGGTACAATGCCTAGCACTAGTTTGACGGTGCAAATGACTTGTCGAACAGGGTATTTGGTTGCAGGCAATCTGCAAGTCAATGCCCTTTCCGATATAGCAACAAATCTCTACGATCGATTTGCGTTTGTGCGTACTTTAGTAGGCGGTTATCCAACCAATCGTCAGGGCGGTGTTGGATCGTCACCAGGTTTTATCAATAATGCTTCGGCAGATGCCGTACGGTTTCAAAATCCGAAAGGCATTGCTTCTGATATCACGCATATGTATGTCGCAGATTATACTAACAATGCGATTCGTCAAATCAACAAAACCAATGGTGCAACGATTACCTTTGCTGGAACCAATGCTGGTGCTGGTGTCATATGTCCGGGAACTTCAGTGGCTAATTGTAAAGATGGTGTTGGCATCAATGCACAATTCAATGGACCAGCTGCCATAACAACTGATGGAAACAATCTTTATGTCCTTGAGGTTTTAGGGAATCGTATCCGAAAGATCAACATTGCAACTGCTGAGGTTTCGACTTTGGTTGGAGATGGAAACCCTGGTGCACTTGATAGCACAATCGGAATCAATGCCCGTTTCTCATCTCCTTCAGGCATAACTCTTCGCAATCAAACTCTGTATGTTATTGATCGAGGAAATTGTACAATTCGTTCCGTCAATACGGTGACAACTCAAGTCACAACGATTGCGGGGATTGCAGGCAACTGTACCCACGGCGACAATGCAAATGGCTCATTAGCTACCTTTACTTCTCCCTTGGCAGCGGTTGCCTATGGCAATTATCTATATGTCACGGATGTGGGAGGCCATAGGATCCGACGCGTCAATCTTGTAAATGGAACTTTCTCCGTTGATACAATTGCGGGTTCTGGCACAGCCGCTTCAGTCGACGGAACAGGAACCCAAGCCAGTTTTTATGATCCCCATGGGATAACGACAGATGGAACCACTCTCTTTATTTCCGAATGGGTAGGCCAATCAATTCGTGCCGTTAGGCTTTCTGACTTCCAGGTGAAAACTCTGGCGGGGAATGGAACCATCGGATATGAAGACAATGTTCGCCGAAATGGCCTCTTTAATTTTCCAGGATCTGTGACAACCGATGGAAATCATGTCTACATTTCGGATGACCAAAACCATTCCATCAGAAGGTTGGAGGAAGCAGAAACCTTACGTTATACTCTTGATGGGAATGCTCTCGACTCCATTGGGACAAACAATGCAACGGTGATAGGAACCAGTACCTTTTCCTCCGATGAAAAAGGGACCGCAAGTGGATCTTATGTGTTAGATGGAGCAACTTATCTAAATTCTAATACTTTTATCAATCCTGATGGCCAGAAAAATCTTACAATCTCTGCTTGGGTCTTCCCAGCTACCATGACAGGGAACCAATACATTTTTTTTAATGGAGTTGGCACTAGTGACGGTTACGGCTTGTTATATGATGGAGGGACTCGTAGACTGATCGTAGATCTGGGCCCCTTAGGGAGCAGTGGTACTTCTTCAAGGCGGCTTACTTTGAATCGATGGCATCATGTTGCTCTCCAGAGAAGGGCTGGGAACTGGCAGATGTATATTAATGGACAGCCAGACACGATCATTTATTCTACGGATCCAAACACACCGACAGTTTCCTTTAAAGTAGGTTATGCCGGGTTTGGGGGAGACTATTTCCTCGGAAAAATTTCGAATGTTCGGTTTTTCCAAGGTGCCTTAGATAACGGTTTGATGCAAGCATTGGCATTGCAGATCCCAAATGGGGTTGTCACCTACTATGCGTTTAACGGTAATCTCGATGATTTTAGTGATTCTGGAAACCATCTCACGAATTCAGGCGCTGTTCCCTCGCCAGACAGATTTGGTCAAACAAACGGATCCTATTTCTTTAATGGTGTGGCCTATTTACAGAGGTCCAATCCTAATTCTCTCCCCATAGCGAGTACCTCTCGAACGATTTGTTCCTGGTTTCAAACCATAGCAAACTCCAATCAATACATCATTGCATATGGATTAAATGCAGCGGGCACAGGGACTGCAGTTGGAGTGAGTGGAGCAAATATTGGGATGATCGGTGGAGGAGGAGTCGATTGGATTAGTAGCCATGCAGGATTTCAAAGAGAATGGGCTCACCTGTGTACGGTATACGATGGTACAAACGCTTCTATTTATCTAAATGGAGCATTCTATGGGTCTACTCCTCTCTCATGGAATACAGGAGCAGGGACAGATCTTTTTATCGGCCAAGACTGGAGTGGTGGAGCACGATTCACTGGATATGTAGATGATCTGATCATCTACAATCGCGCTCTTAACCAAACAGAGATTAGGGCCTTGTCTGGTTATTATCCGACTCAGGTGAGTTCGTGGAGTCCAGTGATTGCTGGGAGTAGTTTGAAGCTTTACTTAAAACCAGAAGCAACTCTTTATTCACCAGGCCTTTGTGTAGGTATGGCCAATTGTGTATCGGATTGGTTTGACCGGAGTGGGAATGGAGTTCATCTTGCTCAAGGGATTGGCGCGAGCCAACCATTTTATTCGGCTACCGGTATGAACAATTCAAATGCAGTTCGGTTTACTCGTGGAGCTAACTCAGCATATATGATAGGATCTTGCACAGAAACACTCAATACCACAAGCCAATCTATCTTTGTGACTTATTCTGAGTTAGCCATTGGCTTAAATGATGGGCTCTTTCAAAATGGAGCGCCTTTAAGCGGAAAGCTTCTCTATATCACACGTGCGGTTGGCAACAACCCCAATTTGTTTGATTTACAAAGTGGGTCCACTCGACTGGTATCCACTTCCAATTACCATAATGCTCTAGATAACAATATACTCTCTATCATACATAACGGAACGATAGGTTCTTTGTATCGCAATGGTGGAAGTATGCCAGCATCTTCAAACGCGGGAGGATCCTATAATTGTGGAGGTGGCCAATTCCACTTAGGAAGATACTTTCATAGTGGAGGTGGCTATCCTGCAGATGGGAATTACTTTGATGGATTGATAGGGGATCTATTGATTTACAATGTGGATCTAAATGTGAGCGATCGAACATTAGTGGAGTGTTATCTTTCCAGCAAATACAATCTAGCCCTAGCGTACACTTGTCCTTGA
- a CDS encoding LBF_4227 family protein — MAESKRKQDPKPGEIPPRRKGGLKAAFEQLVEKAVAYWEVMLVYIEKNLQLYVKRFIVSSVWIVSSLFLVLIAFVYLSFGIFLSIQKYVANGDPILASFLTALCFFILTFALMEIVLKKRK, encoded by the coding sequence TTGGCTGAATCAAAACGCAAACAAGATCCAAAACCAGGGGAAATCCCACCTAGACGAAAGGGTGGCCTAAAAGCTGCCTTTGAACAATTGGTAGAGAAAGCCGTTGCCTATTGGGAGGTTATGCTCGTGTATATCGAGAAAAACCTTCAACTGTATGTAAAACGGTTTATTGTTTCCTCGGTTTGGATCGTCTCTTCTCTCTTCCTTGTTCTCATTGCCTTTGTTTATCTTTCGTTTGGAATCTTTCTCAGTATCCAAAAGTATGTGGCAAATGGTGACCCCATTTTGGCAAGCTTCCTCACTGCCCTCTGTTTTTTCATTTTAACTTTCGCTTTAATGGAAATTGTCCTTAAGAAGAGAAAGTGA
- a CDS encoding aconitate hydratase — MAFDIEMIQARYAKMDAAISEARKVVGRPLTLTEKILYSHLWDGNAKQAFVRGKDYVDFAPDRVAMQDATAQMALLQFMQAGRKKVAVPSTVHCDHLITAKVESGKDLGVALDENKEVYDFLSSVSNKYGIGFWKPGAGIIHQVVLENYAFPGGMMIGTDSHTVNAGGLGMIAIGVGGADACDVMAGLAWELKWPKAIGVKLTGKMNGWTSAKDVILKVAGILTVKGGTGAIVEYFGPGAESLSCTGKGTICNMGAEIGATTSTFAYDASMERYLRSTNRADVAELANKHKAHLTADPEVYSAPEKYFDQVIEIDLSTLEPHVNGPFTPDLATPISKLKSEAEKNGWPLKVEVGLIGSCTNSSYEDISRAASLAKQVAEKGLKTKAEFTITPGSELVRYTIQRDGYIDVFNKIGAKVFANACGPCIGMWSRVGAEKKEKNTIVHSFNRNFQARQDGNPNTYAFVASPELTTALAIAGDLGFNPLTDSLVNEKGEKVKLDPPTGEELPSKGFAVEDAGYEAPAADGSGVQVIVDPKSSRLQLLDPFPKWEGTDLKGLKLLIKAKGKCTTDHISMAGPWLKFRGHLDNISNNLLIGATNFFNGKQNEVKNQLTGAYEPVPQTQRAYKAQGIGSIVVGDENYGEGSSREHAAMEPRHLGVRAVLVKSFARIHETNLKKQGMLALTFANKDDYDKIQEDDVFDILGLTNFAEGKALTLVLNHKDGSKSEISVNHTYNAQQIQWFKAGAALNLMRS; from the coding sequence ATGGCATTTGATATTGAAATGATTCAAGCCCGCTACGCCAAAATGGATGCGGCAATCTCCGAAGCAAGGAAGGTAGTCGGAAGACCACTGACTCTCACAGAAAAAATTCTCTATTCCCACCTTTGGGACGGCAACGCAAAACAAGCGTTTGTGCGCGGAAAAGACTACGTTGATTTTGCCCCTGACCGAGTGGCTATGCAAGATGCAACCGCACAGATGGCCTTGTTGCAGTTTATGCAAGCTGGCCGAAAAAAGGTAGCAGTTCCTTCCACTGTACACTGTGACCATTTAATTACTGCTAAAGTAGAGTCGGGCAAAGATCTCGGTGTCGCACTCGACGAAAACAAAGAAGTTTATGATTTTTTATCTTCCGTCTCCAATAAATATGGGATTGGATTCTGGAAACCTGGTGCAGGTATCATCCACCAAGTCGTTTTGGAAAATTACGCTTTTCCAGGAGGTATGATGATCGGAACAGATTCACATACGGTAAACGCAGGCGGATTGGGAATGATTGCCATCGGTGTCGGTGGAGCTGACGCCTGTGATGTGATGGCAGGGCTTGCTTGGGAATTGAAATGGCCCAAAGCAATCGGTGTCAAACTTACGGGCAAAATGAATGGATGGACTTCTGCAAAGGATGTTATCTTAAAAGTTGCAGGGATCTTAACTGTAAAAGGTGGGACGGGAGCCATTGTGGAATACTTTGGACCAGGAGCAGAATCGCTATCTTGCACTGGAAAAGGTACGATTTGTAACATGGGTGCGGAGATTGGTGCAACCACATCAACATTTGCTTATGACGCCTCCATGGAACGATACCTTCGTTCTACCAATCGAGCAGATGTAGCTGAGCTTGCAAACAAACACAAAGCACATTTGACGGCAGATCCCGAGGTGTATTCGGCTCCCGAAAAGTACTTTGACCAAGTGATTGAAATCGACCTCAGTACCCTGGAACCACATGTAAATGGTCCTTTCACACCAGATTTGGCTACACCGATCTCTAAATTGAAATCGGAAGCTGAAAAGAATGGATGGCCCTTGAAAGTAGAAGTGGGACTCATCGGTTCCTGCACTAACTCCTCCTACGAAGACATTTCGCGTGCTGCTTCTTTGGCAAAACAAGTAGCGGAAAAGGGATTAAAGACAAAAGCAGAGTTTACCATCACACCCGGTTCAGAATTAGTTCGTTATACGATCCAAAGAGATGGTTATATTGATGTTTTCAATAAAATCGGAGCCAAAGTGTTTGCCAATGCCTGTGGACCTTGCATTGGGATGTGGTCACGCGTAGGTGCAGAAAAAAAGGAAAAGAATACCATTGTTCATTCCTTCAATCGTAACTTCCAAGCAAGGCAAGACGGAAACCCAAACACCTATGCTTTTGTTGCCTCTCCCGAGTTGACAACGGCACTGGCCATTGCTGGGGATCTTGGTTTCAATCCACTCACAGATAGTTTAGTCAATGAAAAAGGGGAAAAGGTAAAACTCGACCCTCCAACAGGCGAAGAACTACCTAGCAAAGGTTTTGCGGTTGAGGATGCGGGTTATGAAGCGCCTGCTGCTGACGGATCTGGCGTTCAAGTCATTGTAGATCCAAAATCATCAAGATTGCAGCTATTAGATCCATTCCCAAAATGGGAAGGCACTGATCTAAAGGGACTCAAACTTCTTATCAAAGCAAAAGGGAAATGTACGACAGACCATATTTCTATGGCAGGTCCTTGGCTTAAGTTCAGAGGTCATTTGGACAATATCTCCAACAACCTTTTGATTGGAGCCACCAACTTCTTCAATGGCAAACAGAATGAAGTAAAAAACCAACTAACAGGTGCCTATGAACCGGTCCCCCAAACACAAAGGGCATACAAGGCCCAAGGGATAGGTTCTATTGTGGTTGGTGATGAAAACTATGGGGAAGGTTCATCCCGGGAGCATGCAGCAATGGAGCCAAGACATCTGGGAGTGCGGGCAGTCCTCGTAAAATCCTTCGCTAGGATCCATGAGACCAACTTAAAAAAACAAGGTATGCTTGCCTTGACCTTTGCAAATAAAGATGACTATGACAAAATCCAAGAGGATGATGTCTTCGATATCCTTGGTTTGACAAACTTTGCAGAGGGAAAGGCACTCACATTGGTTCTAAACCACAAGGATGGTTCCAAATCAGAGATTTCGGTCAATCATACCTACAACGCACAACAGATCCAATGGTTCAAAGCGGGTGCGGCGTTGAATTTGATGCGATCCTAA